Within Bacillus sp. 2205SS5-2, the genomic segment ATAGTACCACTTGGAGCTCAGCTATAAATTAGCTGAGCTTTTCTTAGAAAGGAATGACTTATGAAGAAGAAATTAATCTACATTGTCGTTATCGTTTTGGGACTCGCACTTTTCTTGTATAGTCAAAATAACTTCATATCCATCACAAAATATTCTATTCCGTCGGACAATTTACCTAAATCTTTTCAAGGCTATAAGTTGGTTCATTTAACCGATTTACATAATAAAAACTTTGGCAAAAATCAAGAACCGTTAGTAAGGAAAATTCAAAAACAAGCACCAGACCTTATCGTCATTACTGGAGATTTAATTGACAGCAAAAAATACAATGAGGAGATTAGTCTGAATTTAATTCAACAAATTATGGGTATAGCTCCCGTCTATTTTGTCACTGGAAATCACGAAGCGTGGTCGGGAAAGTTTCCAGCTCTTGAAGAAAAGCTTACGTCGCTTGGTGTGCATATTTTAAGAAATGCATCAAAAAAAATAGAGTTAGAGGATGAATTTATTCAACTTGTTGGGCTAGAGGATCCAGCATTTGCTACTAGTATAGGATCCGAATCCGGAGCAACCACGATCTCTCTTCAACAAGCAGTGCCAACAGAAGAAGGATTTACGGTGGTGCTTGCTCATCGACCAGAGCATTTCTTGCTTTATGCAGAGCAAAAGGTTGATTTGATTTTGGCAGGTCATGCGCATGGTGGCCAAGTCAGAATCCCTTTAATCGGCGGCTTAGTGGCACCCAATCAAGGTTTTCTCCCCAAATATGATTATGGACGTTTTGAACAAAATCAATCGACCATGATTGTAGGGAGAGGGTTGGGAAATAGTATTATTCCTCAAAGAATATTTAACTCCCCAGAGCTTGTTGTGATTACATTAGAGCAAGAATAGAGATTAAGCGGTGAAAACGGGCGTTGATTAGTAGAAAGGGTAGATATTCAATCTGTGTGCCCTCTTCTGTGTTTGGATTAAGATAAAAATGTACCGAAAAAAGAACAATGAAATTGATCAAGGTATTTTTAGACTTTGGAAATGTAATGGGTTGGAATTGTTGGACTTTTACTGTTTATTATTCTTTAATGGAGGCGCAAGGAGTGTAACGAAGAAATACGTTAAGTTTTATCGCCCTTCGTTCTCAATAAGTGGGTTACTGTTTTCATTCGTATATTATTTTTCTTGAGGACAAGAAGACCACAATCATAAGGGAAAAGCTCAGACTAAAACAGAAAAGTTGAATCTTAGTGTGAGACTAGCTATACTCATACCAAGAAAATGGAGGAGGAAGAAAATGAAACTTGCCATTATAACAGGGGCTTCAAAAGGCTTGGGAGCAGCATTAGCTTTTAATTTACTCGAGAAGAATATCGGAATCGTTTCCATTTCAAGAACGAAAAATGAAGAATTAGAAAATTTTGCGAAGGAGACATCCACTTTTTTTCAACATTATCCTTGTGATTTATCACAACGAGACGACACGCTCCAAACTATGAACAAGGTGATTTCAGAGATTC encodes:
- a CDS encoding metallophosphoesterase codes for the protein MKKKLIYIVVIVLGLALFLYSQNNFISITKYSIPSDNLPKSFQGYKLVHLTDLHNKNFGKNQEPLVRKIQKQAPDLIVITGDLIDSKKYNEEISLNLIQQIMGIAPVYFVTGNHEAWSGKFPALEEKLTSLGVHILRNASKKIELEDEFIQLVGLEDPAFATSIGSESGATTISLQQAVPTEEGFTVVLAHRPEHFLLYAEQKVDLILAGHAHGGQVRIPLIGGLVAPNQGFLPKYDYGRFEQNQSTMIVGRGLGNSIIPQRIFNSPELVVITLEQE